In the genome of bacterium, the window AGAAAAAAATCAGTACTATTGAACAACCTGTAAAATCAGTAGCACCGCAAGAGTCAATAGAAATTAAGCAACCTTTACCTATACCTAAAATTGAGACAATAAAGGACTTTAAAGTTACGGTAGCAGGATATGGTGATACTGAGATAGTCTTCTTCTCAGCTAATGTAATTCCACTTAAGACTTCACCTGAAGAGATGTATCGAACAGGAGATTATCTCCATGCTAAAGGTGTTTATCGAAGGGATTACCAGACAGAAGTTAATTATATTGATGTGATTAAGATTAATCCGGAAAACTTATCCGAGATTAGCTATTTAAAGATATTCATTAAGGGTACTTTATCTTTATCTTATTATAGTTATGTAGAAGTAGAAGGTGAGATTAGTAATATTCTGTCTCCTGATTCGGTTTTAATAGATAGGTTAACCCATTGGGAAAAAATAGAGATAAATACAGAGGCTATCTATGATGAATGTGCTAATGAGATTATGCTACAAGCAGATATTATTGCCCAAGCAGCAACAGAAAACCCAGAGATAGCTCAATGGCTAAAGAGAGAGTATGGTATATTGGAAATTCCTACAGAATATTTAGAGAAATTAACTATGACTAAAAAGAAAGAAATAGTAGGTTATGATTTTACTAATGAGTTGGTTACATGTACTTTTGAAGGGGATGAATTAATTAAAAATCCAAAATTTGCAGTATCTATGTTTATTAAATGCCTGTATGATGATAAGTATAAGAAAGTAGCAAAAATGCAGATTTCTTTTCGTAAGATTGCTAAGGGACAATTAGGTAGTTATTGAAAGGAGAAATTATAATGCTGAGATTATCTTATTATGGAATAACATTATTATTGATATTACTATCATCTGTCTTAAATGCTCAGGCAGATAATAACAACTCTCCTTTTCCTCTCATTGGCATATTTGGCACTTTTGGAAATGGAGATGGTGAACTTCAACATCCATGTGGCTTGGCAGTAGATGAAGAAAATCAATGGATTTATATTGCCGATACCGGTAATAATAAGATAAAGAAGTTCAATCGCTTTGGAGACTTCCAGGATTCTTTCGGAGGAGTAGGTACGGAAGATGGCAAGTTTATTCATCCTTACGGAGTAGCAGTAGATACTACTAATGATGATATTTATGTTGTGGATACGGTCAATCATCGTATTCAAAAATTTCATATTGCTCAAGGGACTTATACATTTATACTAAAATTTGGTGAGATGGGTAGTGGAAATACACAATTTTACTTACCAAGAGATATGGATGTTGGTCATGATGGTAATATTTATGTTTGTGACTCTGGCAACCAGCGAATACAAAAATTTAATACATCAGGAGACTGGTTAAATAGTATTGGTCAAGATGCAGGATTATTATATCCTTATGGATTAGATGTAGATGCTAATGGTAATATTTATGTTGCAGATACTTATCATCATCGTATTGTAAAATTTAATTCAAATGGCAACTTTTTAATGGAATTTGGTACTCATGGAACAGGTCCTGGTGAGTTTTATTTCCCCCGAGATGTAGGAGTAGATAGTAGTGGTAATATCTTTGTTGCTGATACAGAGAATTATCGAATACAAAAATTTGACTCAAATGGTAAATATCTTAACTCATTTGGTGTATTTGTTGACTTTCTATCTCCACAAAAAGTAGTCATAGATAAAAACTATAAACTTTATGTAATTGATTCCAATACTAACAAATTACGCATTTATGATGTAAGTAATTATATAAGCAATGTATTTGCAGAGCCAAATCCTTTCTCACCGGATAATGATACATTCCTGGATACTACCTATATTCATTATACCATTCCAGAACCAGCAAAAATAACTATTACTATTTATGATAATACCAGTAGTTTAGTACGAACTTTATTAGAAAATGAAGAAAGATTTACTTCTTCAAATGCAGAAGAATGGGATGGTAAAGATGATTACGGTATTACAGTTTTTGAAGGAATATATACCTGTAAGATAGACGCAGTAAATGCAGTTAATTATCATGCCCCACAGGTATCATGTGAAGTAATGGTATATTATCCTAAAGGGCAAATTTCAGGGACAGTAACTGATGGGATAAATCCGATAGAAGGAGCAGTTGTTACCGATGGGATAAGATATAATATAACGGATAAAGATGGTAACTATACTATAAAAAATGTCCCAGCAGGTGTTTTTACTGTAATAGCAAGTAAGAGTGGTTACAGTAGTGCAGGGCAACAGGTTATAGTTGGAATAGAAGAGATAGTTACAGGAATCAATTTTATACTGGTACCTATATCTGCCGCAGGACAAATGTCAGGTAAGGTAACTGATGATAAAATGAATCCAATAGAAGGAGCAATAGTATCAGATGGAGATAGACATGACATAAGCAACGCCGATGGTGAGTATACAATAAAGAATATCCCAGATGGGACATATACAGTCACTGCCAGTAAAGAAGGTTTTAAACCAGCATCTCAATCGGTTACAATAACAGATGGAGGAATAGTTGTAGGAGTAGATTTTATGCTTGAATCAGAAGTTAACCATCCACCTGTAT includes:
- a CDS encoding carboxypeptidase regulatory-like domain-containing protein encodes the protein MLRLSYYGITLLLILLSSVLNAQADNNNSPFPLIGIFGTFGNGDGELQHPCGLAVDEENQWIYIADTGNNKIKKFNRFGDFQDSFGGVGTEDGKFIHPYGVAVDTTNDDIYVVDTVNHRIQKFHIAQGTYTFILKFGEMGSGNTQFYLPRDMDVGHDGNIYVCDSGNQRIQKFNTSGDWLNSIGQDAGLLYPYGLDVDANGNIYVADTYHHRIVKFNSNGNFLMEFGTHGTGPGEFYFPRDVGVDSSGNIFVADTENYRIQKFDSNGKYLNSFGVFVDFLSPQKVVIDKNYKLYVIDSNTNKLRIYDVSNYISNVFAEPNPFSPDNDTFLDTTYIHYTIPEPAKITITIYDNTSSLVRTLLENEERFTSSNAEEWDGKDDYGITVFEGIYTCKIDAVNAVNYHAPQVSCEVMVYYPKGQISGTVTDGINPIEGAVVTDGIRYNITDKDGNYTIKNVPAGVFTVIASKSGYSSAGQQVIVGIEEIVTGINFILVPISAAGQMSGKVTDDKMNPIEGAIVSDGDRHDISNADGEYTIKNIPDGTYTVTASKEGFKPASQSVTITDGGIVVGVDFMLESEVNHPPVLDPIGNKEVDEGKLLEFIVTATDEDDDILIFEVENLPTGSTVIDAKFSWRPAYDQAGTYTVTFNVYDGKGGTDTETIIIIVNNITPPRYVWMYEFEKFDNEEVINYLYNMEINGVFLSLDVRKINEGNPNYSATYTAKLQDFINQANTEGIEVHAMTLEAPNFTYESEHQNGIDLVEDVIAYCRNNPLLALKGVHIDTEPHVLDEWQNGDWNRREILMQSYVLLLSKIRDTLDANSDVSLHFSAAIAWWYNEKANEGKLPSGDTLNLAKYLQTVVPMVYVSPDGIISRVEDEIEEADTIVGIKVEDFFNFYKELKDTMVKIDKEFESKTHYKGISVFEYKTMKELYLLPTITILTDKPEYYTNDTLTITAYVTNRGNDVNVDVKIWLKLPTDKLISLINMYNYTLKQGIDFEVDIFYHTFVGSEPPGVYLGGSRFLNLITGAITSEDFTFFEFLGSSY